Genomic segment of Sphingopyxis lindanitolerans:
TCGGGCACGAAGGTCGGCGGGATGCCCATATTCTGGCTTTGCTGGACGCCGCCGGCGCTGCCCTCGGCACCGACGCGCGGCAACAGCGCCGCGCCCGCCTGCTGCGCCATCCCCTCGGCGGCGCGGACGCGCGCGGCGGCGACGCGGATATCGGGCGAACCCTTCAGTCCCTCGGCGATCAGCGCGCCAAGCTGCACGTCGCCAAAGCCCTGCCACCAGCCCTCGACGGGCCAGGCGGCGGTAGAAGCGAGGACGGCGGAATCGGCGAAGCTCGCCGACGATTCGAACGATTCGGCGGGCGCTGGAATCGGCTTCGGGCCCAGGTCGGGAACGCTCGCGCAGCCCGCGAGCAAGCCGAGGGCCGCGCCGGACGCCAGGGAGGAGAGAAAAATTGAGCGGGGCATGGCTTCCAACGATACTAGCTGGTATCATGCGTCCTTGGCCCTCGGAGGATGCGTTGTCAATCGAAATGATACCAGACAGTACGGTTGCTCTCGACGCCGCCGCCGCCGCGCGCCGCAAGGCGTTCGTCGACGCGGCGCGCGAGGGGTTTTTCACGAACGGCTATGCCGGGACGACGATGTCGTCGATCGCCAGCAAGGTCGGCGGGTCGAAAACCACGCTGTGGAGCTATTTCCCGTCGAAGGAGGATTTGTTCGAAGCGGTGGTCGACGACATCGTCGAACAATATGGCGACGCGCTCGCGGTCGACCTGCCGCTCGACGAGCCGGTTCCCGAGGTGCTGCGCCGCTTCGGCAACCTACTGATGACCAAGCTCACCGCGACGCCGATCCTGTCGCTTTTCCGCCTCGTCGTCGGCGAGGCCGAGCGTTTTCCGCACCTCGCCAAGACGTTCTATGACCGCGGCCCGCGCCGCGGCAAGGCGCGCGCCGCCGAATGGGCGGCCGAGAAGATGGCGCGCGGCGAGCTGCGCATGGGAAATCCGCTTCGCGCGGTGCAGCATTTCACCGGCCTCTGCCAATCGGGCCTCTACCAGTTCGCGGTGCTGGGCCTGTCCGAAGGCCGCGACTTGAGTCGGCTCGCCGCCGAGATCGACGATGCGGTCGACATCTTTTACCGCGCGTGGAAGCCCGACGCCTGATCCGCTTTCGCGCGAAAGCCGGTTGCCAAATGCGCGCGCTGCGCTATGGGCGGCGGCGCGGGGCGATGTCCCGCATGATCGCACCGGTGCCCCGCAAGGGGCTTAAAAGGGAACGCGGTGAGAAGGCCGAGCCTTCGAATCCGCGGCTGTCCCTGCAACTGTAAGCGGCGAGCGCGACGCACCGCCCCGGACCCGTCCGGGGCAGCCACTGGGGCCTATCCCGGGAAGGCGTGCATCAAGCGATGACCCGCGAGCCAGGAGACCTGCCGGCGTGGGTCGCTTATGCCTCGGTCCAGGGAAAGGCCAGGGCACGGAGAATTCCGTCGAGCGACGACCAGGTGGCCGGGGCCGCCTTGGTGCGGGGGTCGGGCGCTTACGCCCGCCGCGGCCCGTGCACCGGTCGGTCGCGTCCGCGCTCGACAGGCCCCAGCCTCGCTCACGGCGTGCGGGGGATTCCCATGTTGAAGACCATTTCCATTTCCATGCTCGCCCTGGCGGCGGCAACACCGGCCTTTGCCGAAACGGCCGTCGACGCCAACGCCGTCGCCGAGCGGCCGGGGGACGCGATCATCGTCTCGGCCTCGCGCTCGGGCGAGGGTATCGCGGCCGACAAGCTCGGCGCGTCGGTCACCGTGATCGACGCGCAGACGCTCGAGGACCGCCAGACGCGCATCATCTCCGACGTGCTGCGCGATATTCCGGGGGTCGCGGTCAGCCGCGCCGGGGCGATCGGCGGCAAGACCGACATTCGCATCCGCGGCAGCGAATCGAACCATGTCCTCGTCCTGATCGACGGCATCGAGGTCGCCGACCCGTTCCAGGGCGAATATGATTTCGCCGCGCTGACCGCCGACCCCGCCGCGCGGATCGAGGTGCTGCGCGGCCAGCAATCGTCGCTCTATGGCTCCGACGCGATCGGCGGCGTCATCAACTATATCACCCTGTCGGGCCGCGAGGCGCCCGGTTATCGCGCGCGGATCGAGGGCGGCAGCTTCGGCACGATCGGCGGCGCCGCGCGCGCCGCGGGCGCATCGGGCGATTTCGATTATGCGCTGTCGGGGTCCTATTATGGCACCAGCGGCTATCCGACCGCGCGCGGCGGCACCCGCGATGTCGGATCGGACAGCACGGGCGCGAGCGCGAAGATCAACTGGACGCCCGGCGACGCCGTCAAGCTGACCGGCGTGCTGCGCTACAGCCATATCGACGCCGATACCAACAACAGCGACTTTGACATGACGAGCCCGCTGTTCGGCTATATCGTCGACAGCCCCGGCGTGCGCTATACCAACAAGGCGCTTTATGGCCTGCTCTCGGCGCAGGTAACGGCGCTCGACGGGCGCTGGGTCAACACGCTTTCGGGCCAGTTCGCCGACACCGTCCGCAAGGGCTATGCAAGCTATGGCTTCGACTATGGCGACAAGGGCCGCCGGTATAAGGGCAGCTTCACCTCCAGCCTGTCGCTCGGCACCGAAGCATTGACCCACCGGCTCACCGCCGCGGTCGACCTTGAACGCGAGACCTTCCAGAACCTCACCAATTTCGCGTTTCAGGGCAAGCGCCACACCGACAATATCGGCCTTGTCGGCCAATATGAGCTGATCGGCGACGCCTTTTCGTTCGGCGCGTCGGTGCGCCACGACGACAATGACCGTTTCGACGACACGACGACGTGGCGCGTGCAGGGCAGCTATCGCCTGCCGACCGGCACCCGGTTCCGCGCCGCCTATGGCACCGGGGTCAAGAACCCCGGCTATTTCGACCTCTATGGCTATATCGACGGCCAATATATCGGCAATCCGGGGCTGAAGCCCGAAAAGTCGAAGGGCTGGGAGGCCGGGATCGAGCAGAGCTTCGGCGCGGATAATTGGGCGACGGTCGGCGCGACCTGGTTCGATTCGAAGCTGACGGACGAGATTTTCATCGACTATCCGCCGCCGACCTTCGCCGCCACGCCCGCGAACCGCTCCACCGACAGCAAGCAGCACGGCATCGAGGCTTTCGCCAGCGCGCAGCCGATCGCGCAGCTTCGCTTCGACCTCGCCTATACCTGGCTCAAATCGCGCGAAAACGGCGTCGCCGAAGTCCGGCGCCCGAAGCATATCGCGAGCTTCAACACCGTGGTGACGAGCGCCGACCAGCGCCTCGCCGCGACGCTGACGCTTCGCTACAACGGCCGGGCCACCGACAATGCCTATATCCGCACCGATTATGTGCCGGTGAGCGTATCGTTGAAGGATTATGTGCTGGTGAACCTGGCGCTCGACTACAAGGTCAGCGACACCATCGCGGTCTTTGGTCGCGTCGAGAATCTGCTGGGGGAGGATTATGAGGAGATCTTCAGCTTCGTCGGCTCGGGCCGCGCCGCCTATGGCGGCGTCCGGTTGAGCTTCTGACCATGAAGGCACCCGGTTGATGCGCGCGCGCGCGGCCCTCGCGGCGACGCTGGTGCTGGTCGGCACCGGCGCGCTGTGGGCGGCTGCGCCCGCACGCGCGCCGGGGGCGCCGCCCGCGACGCCCGCGCGCATCGTCTCGACCAATCTGTGCACCGACCAGCTCATCCTCGCGCTCGCCGATCGCGGCCAGATCGCCGGGCTGACGATCAACGCGGCCGATCCGCAAATGTCGGCCGAAGCGGAGCGGGCGCGCGGCCTGCCGCGGCTCAGCCATTCGGCCGAGCAGATATTGGCGATCGACCCCGACCTGATCGTCGGCATGCCGGCGAGCGGCAGCGGCGCGCTCGCCGCGCTGCCCGATCCGCATTATCCGCTGCTCGACCTCGACCCGGCGAACAGCCTCGACCAGATTTATGCCTCGATCCACCAGACCGCGGCGGCGGTCGGCCATCCGCGCCGCGGCGCGGCGCTGATCGCGCGCATGCGGCAGCAGCTTGCCGGGCTTGGCAAGCCCGGTCGCGGACGCATCGCGGCCTATTACCAGCGGCGCGGCTATATGACCGGCACCGGCACGCTGATCGACGAGATGATGGGGCGCGTCGGGCTGGTCAATCTCGCCAGGACGCTCGGCAAGCCGCCCCTCGCGCAGCTCAGTCTTGAGGAAATGGTCGCCGCGAAGCCCGATTTCCTGATCGTCGAAAGCGCGACCAACACAGTGACCGACCAGGGCAGCGAAATGCTCCACCACCCGGCTCTCGCCGATATTCCGCGCATCAGCGTGCCGGAGGCGTGGACCGTCTGCGGCAGCCCCGCTTATGCCGACGCGGCGCGCAGCATCGCGCGCCAGATCGAACGGATCGACGGAGGCGGTCGATGATGCGGCGCGGGATGCTGATCGCCGCGCTCGCGGCGCTGACGCTCGTCGCGGCGGTCGCCTCGCTGCGCTTCGGCCCCGTCGACCTTTCGATCGCCCGGCTCGCCGCCGCCGCGACCGGGCATGGCGACCGCGTCGCGGCGATCATCCTGTTCGACCTCCGCCTGCCGCGCACGTTGCTCGCGCTCGCGGTCGGCGCGATCCTCGGCCTTGCGGGGGCGGCGCTGCAGGGCTTTCTGCGCAACCCGCTCGCCGAGCCGTCGGTGCTCGGCACCTCGAACGCCGCCGCGCTCGGCGGAGTCGCCGCGCTCTATTTCGGCTTTGCGCAGGCGCACCCCGCCGCGCTGCCCTTGCTGTCGATCGGCGCGGCGCTGCTGTCGCTCGTGCTGCTCTTCGCGCTGGCGGGGCGTTCGGAAAGCCCGCTGACGCTGATTCTCGCGGGTATCGCGGTGGGCACGCTCGCGGTCGCGGGGACCAGCCTCGCGCTCAACCTGTCGCCCAACCCCTTCGCGGCGATGGAGATCATGAGCTGGCTGCTCGGCAGTCTCGAAAACCGATCGTTCCAGCATGTCTGGATCGCGCTGCCCTGCGTTGCCCTCGGCACCGCGATGCTGCTGTGGAACGGCCGCGCGCTCGACGCGCTGACGCTCGGCGAGGAGGCGGCGCAGGCGCTCGGCGTCGATATCGGGCGGACGCGGCTGCGGCTGCTTGCCGGCACCGCGATCGGGGTCGGCGGCGCAGTCGCGGTGTCGGGAGCGATCGGCTTCGTCGGCCTCATCGTCCCGCACCTCATCCGTCCGCTCACCGACCGCAGCCCGTCGGCGATCCTCCTTCCCTCCGCCATCGGCGGCGCGGCGCTGCTGACGCTTGCCGACCTTGGCGTGCGGATCATCCCGACGACCAATGAGCTGAAGCTCGGCGTCGTCACCGCCTTCCTCGGCGTGCCGGTCTTCCTCATCCACCTGATGCGGGAGAAACGCCTGTGGTGACGATCGCGCTCGAACGGGTCGGCGTCGCGCTCGGCCGCCGCGCCGTCGTCCGCGATGTCGACGCGACGTTCGCGCCGGGGACGCTGACCGCCATCGTCGGCCCCAATGGCGCGGGCAAGTCGACGCTCGCGCGCGCGATGCTCGCGCTTGTCCCCGCGACCGGGACGGTGCGGATCGACGGCGCCGACGCCGCGACGATGCCGCGTCCCGACCTCGCCCGCCGCATCGCCTATCTGCCGCAAGGGCAGGTGCTGCACTGGCCGCTGACCGTCGAGCGGCTCGTCGGGCTCGGCCGCCTGCCGCACCTTGCCCCGATGTCGCGCCTCACCGATGCCGATGCCGCCGCGATCGAACGCGCGATGGACCGCGCCGCGGTGCGGACGCTGCGCGACCGGATCGCGACCGAATTGTCGGGCGGCGAGCGCGCGCGCGTCCTTTTCGCCCGCGCGCTCGCGGTCGAGGCGCCGGCGCTGATCGCTGACGAGCCGCTCGCCAGCCTCGACCCCGGCCACCAGATCGACGTGATGACCCTGCTACGCGGCGAAGCCGATGCCGGCGGGCTCGTCATCGCGGTGCTCCACGACCTGACCATGGCGGCGCGCTATTGCGACCGGCTGATGATCGTCGATGGCGGCCGCATCGTCGCCGACGGACGTCCGGGCGAGGTGCTGACCCCCGGCTTGCTGCGCGCGGTTTATGGCATCGATGCCCGCGTCGAGAGCGGCGGCGACTGGCCGACGGTGACGACGCTCGGCCGCGTGCGTGGAAGCGATTGAGTCCGCCATGGGCGCGTTGATGCTGCAAGGCACCGGGTCCGATGTCGGCAAGTCGGTGCTTGTCGCGGGCCTCTGCCGCGCGCTGACCAATCGCGGCCTGTCGGTCCGCCCGTTCAAGCCGCAGAATATGTCGAACAATGCCGCAGTCACCGTCGACGGCGGCGAAATCGGGCGCGCGCAGGCGTTGCAGGCGCTCGCCTGCCGGGTCGCACCGCACAGCGACATGAACCCGGTGCTGCTGAAACCGCAGGCCGACCGCACCTCGCAGCTCATCGTCCACGGCCGCGTGCGCGGCACGCTCGGCGCCGCGAATTTCCGCGAAGCGCGCGGGCCGCTGCTCGCCGAGGTCCTGGAAAGCTATGCCCGGCTCCGCGCCGCATGCGACCTGGTGATCGTCG
This window contains:
- a CDS encoding TetR/AcrR family transcriptional regulator yields the protein MIPDSTVALDAAAAARRKAFVDAAREGFFTNGYAGTTMSSIASKVGGSKTTLWSYFPSKEDLFEAVVDDIVEQYGDALAVDLPLDEPVPEVLRRFGNLLMTKLTATPILSLFRLVVGEAERFPHLAKTFYDRGPRRGKARAAEWAAEKMARGELRMGNPLRAVQHFTGLCQSGLYQFAVLGLSEGRDLSRLAAEIDDAVDIFYRAWKPDA
- a CDS encoding TonB-dependent receptor plug domain-containing protein produces the protein MLKTISISMLALAAATPAFAETAVDANAVAERPGDAIIVSASRSGEGIAADKLGASVTVIDAQTLEDRQTRIISDVLRDIPGVAVSRAGAIGGKTDIRIRGSESNHVLVLIDGIEVADPFQGEYDFAALTADPAARIEVLRGQQSSLYGSDAIGGVINYITLSGREAPGYRARIEGGSFGTIGGAARAAGASGDFDYALSGSYYGTSGYPTARGGTRDVGSDSTGASAKINWTPGDAVKLTGVLRYSHIDADTNNSDFDMTSPLFGYIVDSPGVRYTNKALYGLLSAQVTALDGRWVNTLSGQFADTVRKGYASYGFDYGDKGRRYKGSFTSSLSLGTEALTHRLTAAVDLERETFQNLTNFAFQGKRHTDNIGLVGQYELIGDAFSFGASVRHDDNDRFDDTTTWRVQGSYRLPTGTRFRAAYGTGVKNPGYFDLYGYIDGQYIGNPGLKPEKSKGWEAGIEQSFGADNWATVGATWFDSKLTDEIFIDYPPPTFAATPANRSTDSKQHGIEAFASAQPIAQLRFDLAYTWLKSRENGVAEVRRPKHIASFNTVVTSADQRLAATLTLRYNGRATDNAYIRTDYVPVSVSLKDYVLVNLALDYKVSDTIAVFGRVENLLGEDYEEIFSFVGSGRAAYGGVRLSF
- a CDS encoding ABC transporter substrate-binding protein, producing MRARAALAATLVLVGTGALWAAAPARAPGAPPATPARIVSTNLCTDQLILALADRGQIAGLTINAADPQMSAEAERARGLPRLSHSAEQILAIDPDLIVGMPASGSGALAALPDPHYPLLDLDPANSLDQIYASIHQTAAAVGHPRRGAALIARMRQQLAGLGKPGRGRIAAYYQRRGYMTGTGTLIDEMMGRVGLVNLARTLGKPPLAQLSLEEMVAAKPDFLIVESATNTVTDQGSEMLHHPALADIPRISVPEAWTVCGSPAYADAARSIARQIERIDGGGR
- a CDS encoding FecCD family ABC transporter permease; translated protein: MRRGMLIAALAALTLVAAVASLRFGPVDLSIARLAAAATGHGDRVAAIILFDLRLPRTLLALAVGAILGLAGAALQGFLRNPLAEPSVLGTSNAAALGGVAALYFGFAQAHPAALPLLSIGAALLSLVLLFALAGRSESPLTLILAGIAVGTLAVAGTSLALNLSPNPFAAMEIMSWLLGSLENRSFQHVWIALPCVALGTAMLLWNGRALDALTLGEEAAQALGVDIGRTRLRLLAGTAIGVGGAVAVSGAIGFVGLIVPHLIRPLTDRSPSAILLPSAIGGAALLTLADLGVRIIPTTNELKLGVVTAFLGVPVFLIHLMREKRLW
- a CDS encoding ABC transporter ATP-binding protein, with the protein product MVTIALERVGVALGRRAVVRDVDATFAPGTLTAIVGPNGAGKSTLARAMLALVPATGTVRIDGADAATMPRPDLARRIAYLPQGQVLHWPLTVERLVGLGRLPHLAPMSRLTDADAAAIERAMDRAAVRTLRDRIATELSGGERARVLFARALAVEAPALIADEPLASLDPGHQIDVMTLLRGEADAGGLVIAVLHDLTMAARYCDRLMIVDGGRIVADGRPGEVLTPGLLRAVYGIDARVESGGDWPTVTTLGRVRGSD